The nucleotide window aaaaatcctatttattgctTTTATTAATGAAGGGAGAGGTAAAAACTTGTATTTTTGGATGTAAAAAATTGCCATGGGATATCTACAGTTccataataatactatatttcTGGTAACTTTTGACAATTTAGAATTATTTGTCAGTTTTAACCCATAATATACCCTTATACTAATAAGTTATAACGTTCtggttattattaaaatttaagtttttatgGTAGACCCCAATTTATCTCTTAGTTTAGTCTTTTTTGTATTCTACTGTCGACTGTATAGTATTTTTACTGACTCAGAAGATTatgtttctttcattttggtTTTTCTAGGGGGATGAAAATGTTGCTGTTGCTCTTTTGACCTATCCCGTGCTGATGGCTTCTGATATTCTCTTATATCAGGTGGTCTTTCAATATCTGCATCATTATGTAATGtgacacacaaaatatatatctctTGAAAAGCTTTTATCTGATTTTTCGGATTCAATCTGGTTactagtatttttgttttttacgtACTTACGAGgaagctaattaattaacctCTTTTAGTTGGTGTAGTAGAGTTTCTTTTGGCAGTATCATCTCGAACTTAATCACAACAAGCTCAACAATTTGATTTGTGCTTAATCAGCTTTGCACATTAATATCAGCTTCCTTACCCTGATAACATATGATTCTCATATGCTCAGCTTGCCTCTGCAGTCTGACTTTGTACCTGTTGGTGAGGATCAGAAGCAGCATCTGGAATTGACTCGTGAGCTGGCTAAGCGTGTTAATTACTTATATGGAGgaaggaaatggaagaaattgggTGGGTAAGAAGAATTTATATTTCAACTTGCAAGCGAAGTTGCTTGTAAATAGATTGagaattttctaaatttctaagcCTCCTATTTATTTCTGCATGACCCTTCAGAATTTTTTATGTTCTGGTTGCAGGCGAGGTGGTGCTATCTTTAAGGTGGATTTGTTGAAACCATCTAATTAGCTCATGAAGTCTCTTGCAATGGGAGCATCCCCTTTTCTAAATGTGTATCATGATGTAGGTTCCCGAGGCCCTTATACCACCAGCTGGAGCCCGAGTTATGTCCCTCACTGATGGTCTTTCCAAGGTTTCCATTGTTCTTTCTCCCTTGCAGTTTGTTTCCCTCTATAGTTTTATACATCAGACTATTGTgtgcctttaaaaaaattataagtttaatatttctatttattttggcaTCAGATCAGGACATGAATACAGTGGAAACTAATTCGGCATTGAATTGCTTGAATGTGTTCATTGGGGATTCTTTTGCGATTTTGACTTAGTTGAACTGCAGAATACATAGGCCAATAAAGAAACTAGTTGGTATTCATGAGCATTTTACCTTTGCTAAATGCTCATGAAGTACAAGTTTAATTTCATGAGCATTTTACCTTTGCTAAATTTCTTGAATTGAAAGCAAATTCAATTCTTATGTGAAGGGTGTTGTTCTACAAAAAGGGCCAAAGGGTTTTCTTCGTAATAAAAGGTTCTATAACTGAAGATATTCACTCCAATCACCTTGATAACTATAACGAATTTTGGTAGACCTTCCTGATCAATGGATTGTATTAAgattctttaatttcttgttgcAATTCTCAAGAAAAGTGTTTTTTAGATACCAATTAACATCTTTTTGGGTTCAATCTTATAGATGTCCAAGTCTGCACCATCTGATCAATCTCGAATCAATCTTCTTGATTCAAAAGATGTAAGTATACTAGCTAGgcattttttcatgtatacttcctgtgtacctgggcttggcctatttctatgaatacaatatccttgattacctatcaaaaaaaaaaaaagatgtaagTATGCATGCGTACTTTTTGCCTTCTAAGTTTTAGTCGGCATGCTTCCAATGTGTATgtataattgaatttatttctatttaatagatttcatattaaaatGAGGCAAAATATCACTGATGCTAACATCAAATGGTAATGATAAGATTGTTGATGTATACATGCAATATCAAGCAGCAGCATTTTTCCCCTCTCCTTTGTTCTGagttggctttttttttttttcttgaaggaAATAGCAAACAAGATAAAACGTTGCAAAACAGACGCATTTACTGGGTTAGTACTTAATCTTTGCATTTTCAATCTCATGAATTGTCTACTTTTTttctacctatatatatatatatatatatttttaatgttctGTTGAGTTTCACTTGTCCATTgaagtcattttcttttctaacgTTAATTTTCCCTAAAAGTTTTTTCTAATGTAAGTTCTGGTAAGCTCTTCCATGTTCTGTGTGTTTTCTGGTGATTTGTACAGATTGGAATTTGATAATCCTGAAAGACCCGAATGCAACAATCTTCTCTCTATATATCAGCTCATGTCAGGGAAGACAAAAGAGGTCTTGAATTTTCACCTatgatttctttttgttgtaattcccACTAGTGGTTCGATGaccttattttttgtttactaTTTGTTTAGATGTGAcggttgtttaatttttatttatttcagaaaattaaataattgaaattcaGAGGTTTCTTGAATTTGCTGAGTCATTACTactattagtttttaatataaacatttgtTCGCATATGCCGAAAACTTGATATGTGTTAATTCAGTTGGAGCATCTATCAATTGTAATCTTTGATAATGAttttctaattgtttttttatttataaaagctATTCAGCTATAGCTCTATTCAAATGGAACATCCCCCTTTCAAGCCCTGTGGGTGTACTACCTTTTGAAAATCTGACAATCATGTAGCAATTGTATTATCTTTTTGTTATTTCTTAGTAAGATAAGTATATTCCATACCAAAAGATTTTATGCTAAACAATATTTTGTTGCAGGAAGTTGCACAGGAATGCCAGAATATGAACTGGGGTACATTTAAAGTCCTTTTAACCGATTCCTTGATTGATCATCTGCACCCTATCCAGGTTTCTACTTCTATCATGATACCTTTTCCAATATGTTATGGTGCATTATATGCTTTTTACTTTACCAAAACGTTTCTTTCTATCAGTTGCCACAGTTATTCTATCCTTTAATATTGAAGAGGTAATAGATATGCTGTTGTGGTTGAGCTGCAGCCTGTAACTAGTGGGCCAACATTAGCCACACTTCAATCATATCCATTCAAAGCTCTTGGTGTTGACAGTTCATAGTGACATTTTGTTGACAAAAaactctgatatttttgttaatattttgtttataatgctgccaaattcataaaaatgaaatagGCCTagaattttttgtctttttgtgttctcattaataaataagctGCTTATGATCTATCACAAGCATAGCTGTTAACTTAGCAATCTAATATGACCATTGCAGTATAAATCATAATCATGCTTGTTTTTGGTTGatcattttaattgatttttttgcaaGTCATATTAATATGATAGTGGGAACTATTGCCGAAATGGTCAAATTATTCTTATTGGTGATGTCAGACACATACTGCACATTCTGGTATCCACCGTGTCAATGATGAGCACAAAAAATGGGCTCTGTGTTTTGGTTTTCACGGAGTCAACACTTATCACAAACTAATTTTCTTTACCAGAAATAATTTAAGTTGCGTATAATACGCATAAAGTTTTCCCGACACCATTTacagaaatttgatgaattcataTTGTTGCAAGTTGGAAGTTGAAAGTCCACCCCGTTGCATGCGTCTTTATTTTTATGCGTGTGCAGTGTGTTTGTTGTGGAGGGTGTGCTTGCGATCTGCATGTTGTGGCTGAACATTGGCATTTTGCGGTGATCCTGGGGATCCATACACTTTTTGTCTTGATCTATTTGTCTGCTCATGAATCTCTTATATTTATCTGCCAATGGCACGACTATACTTTTTGCCAATTTCATAATGTCCCTGTTTCTGCTTACAACTCTCAGgcaattctttttcttttattgtctaATGGTTTACCAGTCTTTTCCGATATTATTAGTGATTATTAGCTTTTATGATTGAGCTTATCTTGAACTTCGATGATTTTTTTTGCAGGTTCGCTACAAGGAAATAACGTCTGAATCAGCTTATTTGGATAGAGTTTTGGCAGAAGGTGCTACAAAAGCTGCAGATATTGCAGATGCTACTCTCAATAATGTCTACCAGGCAATGGGATTCTCGCGAAGATGAGCAGAATTGATGCTACTGAAAGAATTTATGCCGAATGATGAGTAAGACAGCAACCTAAGTGTAACTTTTGGATAATCAGTCATTGCAAAAAGTTTTTGAAGTACATCTCTAAGCATGTTCTTTGAAGAGTGAATGAAAAGTTCCGCAAAGGCCCCCAGATTTCTTATGTAGTTATCTCCACTTCTCTGCTCTTATTGGTGCATATATATTCCTGGTGCTCCAAAGAATCTGGTAGTtttaggatttattttattttatatttcaaattatcaaGCAGTATTTTTCATGTAATGGAATATGATATTATAGGATCTGGTTTTGCTTTTCCATTTGTTATACACTCATTCAGCAGAACTAGAGCTCagataaatctcattttttgtcTCTTCAGTCTTCACGAATTCATGTAATATGGAAGCCATAGTTGGGCTTTGCCAAGGTTGCTGttaataaagtttttatttatataataaaaaaaatgtagtatgAAGCCGTAGCTTTATCAAACCTTATAGTCCATCTGTCATATTTTTTCTTCTGGCCATAGTCTTTGTGATAATAGTTCTTCTACTGGCCTTGTGATTCTTCATTTAAACTCATCAACAGAAATTCACATGGACTGTTTCAAGAGTTTAAAGAGATTAGTCCTTATTCCCCTGTATTTTGTGGAGTCCTTATCGACATGATATTTAGAACGACTTAACTTGTAAAACTCATGACTTCACCTCATTTGGGACAACATGATATCTGGAACTTTTTGTTGTCGGGATGATTATGAATTTATGCAGTGAACTcatgatttcatctcatttccttaTTTTCAAACATGAAAGCATACTTCGTGTGCAAAACTCTACAAATTTCAGCTGCATATAAATCTTGAagtctttttagtttttactgcAAACATCTGTAGATGACTTGATTGAATTATCTATAAAGGAATTGTCTAACTTCTTACCATCATATGCTAGGAAAGGTGAGATCCGGCTGGTTTACATtctgagataatatgagatgtaatgattttaaatgaaagataaaaattaaaaaaattattattagattattattttttaatattattattattttaagatttaaaaaagttgaattgagatttaaaaaaattgaattgtttattatattttatgtgagaattcgaaaaaattgtaatgattagatgagatgaaatactttttgaatccaaactgAACCCACTCTTTTCGACAAAGAAATGAGATATAGAAttcttaaaatttcttataatttcattttcaaatgttatacaaatataaaatattttttaatttcaaatcttcaatttttttatttaattattacctaatcattatctaaacataaaaattaatataattttaataaattttaataaaatatcttaattcaagtcattttttaaaaaaaaaaaatttaataaaatatcttaactcgaATCATTTCGATATTATTAACAgaaattagcaatttagcactGCAAGACTGCACCCGTAGGTTTTATCACGCCCATTTGGCCGGAATTCTTATCAACACAaaagccctttttttttcttttgcagagGAATATGAGTCATATGACCATGCATCTGGACATTACGTTAGAGTGGGATTGGGAGAAGATCTTCCATGCTCTCTTCCTCTATTCGATGGGTGGCATAGGATAGGAGTAAGAGAGAATCCCTAAACTCTCTTTTCCATCTTTTGGTAAGAATTATAGAGAAACGGATAGAAGAAGACATTCCAAGGACCACTGTCTGGCTCATTTAAAGGTAGTATATTCTCCTTTGAATCATTATTTGAAATATCTTTCTTTCTGCTTCTGGTTACTTCAAGACTGACTTCTGTGGCTTCTCAGTTTCCCATGTAATCTTATTTCCCAGTTCAAAAGAAATCGATCACTGCATCATATTATCTAGATCCAATAGTACTGTCGGaaagtaaactaaaaaaaataatctaattgtAAAGGATTATATGCATTAATACGtgcactcattcaatatgattagtcagaaaatagattttattgaaaacagtactaatttgaatttagaatatgaaggtaACAATATTAGTATGCATATTAATACGCAAACTTGCTTGACATAGCAaagctcaaaagaaaaagaccaTTTGCAAGCAGATATGGAGGACACATTCTTCGTAGTAATACACTGATgtcatattaaaaataagtaatgttAGCTATAAGTCCCAAATGTACATGTCTTGTaaaagttttttgtaaaaatatgggTCCTATTAAGAGAATAGAACTACTACatacacaaagagattatataaaaataaatttataaactgatgtgatttcatGAAATTTATTAGATATACTTTTCAATAAGTAACTAgacaatctgacgtaccacatcataccacatcaaaccacgttaatttgtgagtttatttttatgtaatcacttTTGTGTAATAATTTGTGAGTTTTTCACgcttttttataatgaaatctACTTCTTTATAAAGGGTTTCCGCTGGAATTGTATATTTGgagtttgtatatatcattacaataattttttaaattttttctgagAATCATTTTTTATCATGTCGGATATGTCATCTGCACCAGTTTCTAAGTAAAAgtatctcaaaacaaaatttaacttttggTTATAC belongs to Juglans regia cultivar Chandler chromosome 8, Walnut 2.0, whole genome shotgun sequence and includes:
- the LOC109003723 gene encoding tryptophan--tRNA ligase, chloroplastic/mitochondrial-like isoform X1; the protein is MGRSILSHFLTISHSSYPLFPPSLCGGSPMNYMKKTDFFRSPRRPSGLRGTGFRCFCSVSVTEPLVPETPPSSVKKRIVSGVQPTGSIHLGNYLGAIKNWISLQNAYDTLFFIVDLHAITLPYETQQLSKATKDTAAIYLACGVDTSKASVFVQSHVRAHVELMWLLSSATPIGWLNKMIQFKEKSRKAGDENVAVALLTYPVLMASDILLYQSDFVPVGEDQKQHLELTRELAKRVNYLYGGRKWKKLGGRGGAIFKVPEALIPPAGARVMSLTDGLSKMSKSAPSDQSRINLLDSKDEIANKIKRCKTDAFTGLEFDNPERPECNNLLSIYQLMSGKTKEEVAQECQNMNWGTFKVLLTDSLIDHLHPIQVRYKEITSESAYLDRVLAEGATKAADIADATLNNVYQAMGFSRR
- the LOC109003723 gene encoding tryptophan--tRNA ligase, chloroplastic/mitochondrial-like isoform X2 translates to MGRSILSHFLTISHSSYPLFPPSLCGGSPMNYMKKTDFFRSPRRPSGLRGTGFRCFCSVSVTEPLVPETPPSSVKKRIVSGVQPTGSIHLGNYLGAIKNWISLQNAYDTLFFIVDLHAITLPYETQQLSKATKDTAAIYLACGVDTSKASVFVQSHVRAHVELMWLLSSATPIGWLNKMIQFKEKSRKAGDENVAVALLTYPVLMASDILLYQSDFVPVGEDQKQHLELTRELAKRVNYLYGGRKWKKLGEVVLSLRFPRPLYHQLEPELCPSLMVFPRLEFDNPERPECNNLLSIYQLMSGKTKEEVAQECQNMNWGTFKVLLTDSLIDHLHPIQVRYKEITSESAYLDRVLAEGATKAADIADATLNNVYQAMGFSRR